From Demequina capsici, one genomic window encodes:
- the mltG gene encoding endolytic transglycosylase MltG, producing the protein MTDLFEAETASTTSLDMRRLQRRQRRATRRKWTLVASAVALVVLALGSSVAYSFVKSLSPSESAVADYTGAGSGSIQVVVEAGDTGADIAQTLYDAGVIASTEAFIVAWNQNPDSSSISAGYYFMQREMQASLALDQLLNPDYRDVRTLTVIEGKTLDTYYQKIADLTEYSLDDVKAAAADSAAIGLPAEANGNLEGWLFPSTYTFNPGVTPTDVLSKMVSTTVEVLDRNGVAPEDYERILTVASLVEREAGTDEDRPMIAGVIYNRLAIDMPLQLDSTVHYFAPSDSVFTSDADRAIDNPYNTYLYTGLPPGPIAAPGEASIQAAVNPTQHDYLYFVTVNLTTKETRYAVTYADHLKNVQLLQDWYAANGG; encoded by the coding sequence ATGACTGACCTTTTTGAAGCCGAGACGGCGTCCACGACCTCGCTCGACATGCGCCGATTGCAGCGCCGCCAGCGCCGCGCGACGCGTCGGAAGTGGACTCTCGTCGCCTCCGCGGTCGCTCTCGTGGTTCTCGCGCTCGGCAGCTCGGTCGCCTACAGCTTCGTGAAGTCGCTGTCGCCCTCGGAGAGTGCGGTCGCGGACTACACGGGAGCAGGATCCGGCAGCATCCAGGTGGTCGTCGAGGCCGGCGACACCGGCGCGGACATCGCTCAGACCCTGTACGACGCCGGGGTCATCGCCTCCACCGAGGCGTTCATCGTCGCGTGGAACCAGAACCCGGACTCGTCGTCCATCTCGGCGGGCTACTACTTCATGCAGCGAGAGATGCAGGCGTCGCTCGCGCTCGACCAGCTGCTCAACCCGGACTACCGGGACGTGCGCACGCTCACCGTCATCGAGGGCAAGACGCTCGACACCTACTACCAGAAGATCGCGGATCTGACGGAGTACAGCCTGGACGACGTCAAGGCCGCCGCGGCTGACTCCGCCGCCATCGGACTTCCGGCCGAGGCGAACGGCAATCTTGAGGGCTGGCTGTTCCCGTCGACCTACACCTTCAACCCGGGTGTGACCCCCACCGACGTGCTGTCCAAGATGGTGTCGACCACCGTCGAGGTGCTCGATCGCAACGGAGTCGCTCCTGAGGACTACGAGCGCATCCTGACGGTCGCGTCCCTCGTGGAGCGCGAGGCCGGCACGGACGAGGACCGCCCCATGATCGCGGGCGTCATCTACAACCGACTCGCGATCGACATGCCGCTCCAGCTCGACTCGACCGTCCACTACTTCGCGCCGTCCGACTCGGTCTTCACCTCGGATGCCGATCGTGCGATCGACAACCCGTACAACACCTACCTGTACACGGGTCTGCCTCCGGGCCCGATCGCTGCCCCGGGAGAGGCCTCGATCCAGGCGGCCGTGAACCCCACGCAGCACGACTACCTGTACTTCGTGACGGTGAACCTGACGACCAAGGAGACCCGCTACGCGGTGACCTACGCGGATCACCTGAAGAACGTGCAGCTGCTGCAGGACTGGTACGCAGCGAACGGCGGATAG
- a CDS encoding shikimate dehydrogenase, whose translation MTGQVRRAGVLGHPISHSLSPVLHRAAYRALGLDWEYDAYDVTEEQLPDFVRGLGIEWAGLSLTMPLKVAAMPLMDFIEPMAKLVGALNTVVVQHVGSTRHLIGANTDVHGIVAALREAGIERAESAVVIGAGATATSTLAALGQLGCTAPVVAARSRARAGGLVRAASRMGVSPSLVPLGEPQADAALGERLSHADVVVSTIPASAGAALAPSLLDASGVLLDVVYDPPVTPLAAGWIKAGGTFVGGQRMLLHQASEQVRLITGQKGPIAAMDAALSQV comes from the coding sequence GTGACGGGTCAGGTGCGCCGCGCCGGCGTGCTCGGTCATCCGATCTCGCATTCGTTGTCGCCGGTGCTGCATCGTGCCGCCTATCGTGCGCTCGGGCTCGACTGGGAGTACGACGCGTATGACGTGACCGAGGAGCAGCTGCCCGACTTCGTGCGCGGACTCGGCATTGAGTGGGCGGGACTGTCGTTGACGATGCCGCTGAAGGTGGCGGCCATGCCCCTCATGGACTTCATCGAGCCCATGGCCAAGCTGGTGGGGGCCCTCAACACCGTGGTGGTGCAGCATGTCGGGAGCACCCGACACCTGATCGGTGCGAACACCGATGTGCACGGGATCGTCGCAGCCTTGCGTGAGGCGGGAATCGAGAGGGCAGAGTCCGCGGTCGTGATCGGTGCCGGTGCCACGGCGACATCCACGCTGGCGGCTCTGGGGCAGCTCGGCTGCACGGCGCCTGTGGTCGCTGCGCGCAGCCGTGCGCGGGCGGGCGGTCTGGTGCGCGCCGCGTCCCGCATGGGTGTCTCGCCGAGCCTGGTGCCCTTGGGTGAACCGCAGGCGGACGCCGCGCTCGGCGAGAGGCTGTCGCATGCGGATGTGGTGGTGTCCACCATTCCCGCATCCGCGGGCGCTGCTCTCGCGCCGTCGCTGCTCGACGCGTCGGGAGTGCTGCTCGACGTGGTGTACGACCCTCCGGTGACCCCTCTCGCCGCTGGCTGGATCAAGGCCGGCGGCACGTTCGTCGGTGGTCAAAGAATGCTTCTTCATCAGGCATCCGAACAGGTTCGGTTGATAACCGGACAAAAGGGACCAATTGCCGCAATGGATGCGGCTTTGTCCCAAGTGTGA
- a CDS encoding GspE/PulE family protein, producing MKQLGSILLEEGILTEDQLMDAIDAQQQRGQSLGRTLVELGMITEAQLVRALASQVGMQFVELADYQVDRSAVALVSAQVCRRHVALPIGFEDGQLKLAMSNPGNVVAVDDFQTLTNMKILPVVATHDDLQQAIDRYCRADHELEDLQGSMEEEVVEDLSDMSAVIEDDAPIVRFVNLLITQAIQDRASDIHIEPGEKDLRVRYRIDGVLHEMQRAAKSIQNGVISRLKIMADMDIAERRKPQDGRLSVTHQGQKIDLRVAALPTVWGEKIVMRVLDNSTAAMELADLGIREHNYEIFAASFTKPYGMILVTGPTGSGKSTTLYATLNQISRPEINVITVEDPVEYRIEGINQVQVNVKAGLTFAGALRSILRADPDVVLLGEIRDHETAQIAIEAALTGHLVLSTLHTNDAPSAITRLIEMDIEPFLVGSAVDCVVAQRLARRVCQKCCQPYTPLPAEIARFGWEGPQPPSLVKAVGCNSCSNTGYRGRVALHEIMPVNEEIERLAVERASSASIQRAAEAAGMQTLIQDGWAKAQDGLTTVEELLRVVK from the coding sequence GTGAAGCAGCTCGGGTCGATCCTCCTTGAGGAGGGCATCCTGACCGAGGACCAGCTGATGGACGCGATCGACGCCCAGCAGCAGCGGGGTCAGTCCCTGGGACGCACCTTGGTCGAGCTCGGGATGATCACGGAGGCCCAGCTGGTCCGGGCCCTCGCAAGTCAGGTCGGCATGCAGTTCGTCGAGCTCGCGGACTACCAGGTGGACCGGAGCGCGGTCGCGCTCGTGTCCGCACAGGTGTGCCGACGACATGTGGCGCTTCCGATCGGATTCGAGGACGGTCAGCTCAAGCTGGCGATGTCCAACCCGGGCAACGTGGTGGCCGTCGACGACTTCCAGACGTTGACCAACATGAAGATCCTCCCGGTCGTCGCCACGCACGACGACCTGCAGCAGGCGATCGACAGGTACTGCCGCGCGGACCACGAGCTCGAGGACCTCCAGGGCTCCATGGAGGAGGAGGTCGTCGAGGACCTCTCCGACATGTCGGCGGTCATCGAGGACGACGCTCCGATCGTCCGCTTCGTGAACCTCCTGATCACGCAGGCCATCCAGGACCGCGCCTCCGACATCCACATCGAGCCGGGAGAGAAGGACCTGAGGGTCCGCTACCGCATCGATGGCGTGCTGCACGAGATGCAGCGTGCGGCCAAGTCGATCCAGAACGGCGTCATCTCCCGTCTGAAGATCATGGCGGACATGGACATCGCCGAGCGTCGCAAGCCTCAGGACGGCCGCCTCTCGGTGACTCACCAGGGGCAGAAGATCGACCTCCGTGTCGCCGCGCTGCCCACGGTGTGGGGCGAGAAGATCGTCATGCGCGTGCTCGACAACTCGACCGCGGCCATGGAGCTCGCGGACCTGGGCATCCGCGAGCACAACTATGAGATCTTCGCGGCGTCGTTCACCAAGCCCTACGGCATGATCCTCGTCACCGGTCCCACGGGTTCCGGCAAGTCGACCACCCTGTACGCGACGCTCAACCAGATCTCGCGGCCCGAGATCAATGTGATCACGGTCGAGGACCCGGTGGAGTACCGCATCGAGGGCATCAACCAGGTGCAGGTGAACGTCAAGGCCGGCCTGACCTTCGCAGGCGCACTGCGCTCCATCCTGCGAGCCGACCCGGACGTGGTCCTGCTCGGTGAGATCCGCGACCACGAGACGGCGCAGATCGCGATCGAGGCCGCCCTCACCGGTCACCTGGTGCTCTCGACGCTGCACACCAACGACGCGCCGTCGGCGATCACACGCTTGATCGAGATGGACATCGAGCCCTTCCTCGTTGGTTCCGCAGTGGACTGCGTGGTCGCCCAGCGACTCGCACGCCGCGTCTGCCAGAAGTGCTGCCAGCCTTACACGCCGCTGCCTGCCGAGATCGCGCGGTTCGGGTGGGAAGGCCCGCAGCCGCCGTCGCTCGTCAAGGCCGTGGGCTGCAACTCGTGCTCGAACACGGGCTACCGCGGTCGTGTGGCGCTTCACGAGATCATGCCCGTGAACGAGGAGATCGAGCGCCTTGCGGTGGAACGTGCATCGTCGGCATCGATCCAGCGGGCGGCTGAGGCCGCAGGGATGCAGACCTTGATCCAGGACGGCTGGGCCAAGGCCCAGGACGGCCTGACGACTGTCGAGGAGCTGCTGCGTGTGGTCAAGTGA
- a CDS encoding PilT/PilU family type 4a pilus ATPase gives MPENVPGQGQSVPGAPAYAPQPGAVPQGHFDPVVPGQPQPQAAYQAPSAPTGQPVFAPTPAAPAVPVAQPVVQRQPLMPQSQPSASMPPVPGQVPGGYVPAGQPVAQPQQPALPPQAPQAPQAGSAPQAGLAKPSMVKHSAQPGPARVGMSNEVRGDDLDLGTALRALLKAGGSDLHLTVGAPPTIRVDGGLTPLEGYGKLGGDELQRVIYAILTQKQREDFETELELDLAYSLVGESRFRVNVYMQRESIGAAFRVIPYEILPLETLGIPQVVGTFAGLPRGLVLVTGPTGSGKSTTLASVIDMANRSRADHIMTVEDPIEFLHKHKKSLVNQREVGTDTWSFANALKHVLRQDPDIILVGEMRDLETISVALTAAETGHLVFGTLHTQDAAQTIDRVIDVFPAHQQDQIRVQLATALQGVVCQTLCKRADGPGRAVATEVMVATSAIRNLIREGKTHQIYSSMQAGQKQGMHTMDQHLANLVKAGKISYETGLEKCHHTEEFNRLSGRAGGTTQGATLAGGSM, from the coding sequence ATGCCTGAGAATGTCCCGGGCCAGGGTCAGTCCGTGCCTGGGGCTCCCGCGTACGCGCCCCAGCCAGGCGCGGTCCCGCAGGGTCACTTCGACCCGGTGGTGCCGGGGCAGCCGCAGCCCCAGGCCGCGTACCAGGCGCCGAGCGCGCCGACGGGCCAGCCCGTGTTCGCGCCGACGCCCGCCGCGCCCGCGGTGCCCGTCGCGCAGCCCGTGGTGCAGCGTCAGCCGCTCATGCCGCAGAGCCAGCCTTCTGCATCCATGCCGCCGGTGCCCGGTCAGGTGCCCGGCGGCTACGTCCCCGCGGGACAGCCCGTGGCGCAGCCGCAGCAGCCGGCGTTGCCGCCGCAGGCGCCTCAGGCGCCCCAGGCCGGATCGGCGCCGCAGGCGGGACTCGCGAAGCCCTCGATGGTGAAGCACTCGGCTCAGCCCGGCCCCGCGCGCGTCGGCATGAGCAATGAGGTGCGCGGCGATGACCTGGACCTGGGCACCGCCCTGCGTGCGCTCCTCAAGGCGGGCGGTTCCGACCTGCACCTGACAGTGGGAGCGCCTCCGACCATCCGCGTCGACGGGGGGCTTACCCCGCTCGAGGGCTACGGCAAGCTCGGCGGAGACGAGCTGCAGCGCGTCATCTATGCGATCCTCACCCAGAAGCAGCGTGAGGACTTCGAGACGGAGCTGGAGCTCGACCTGGCTTACTCGCTGGTGGGGGAGTCTCGCTTCCGCGTCAACGTGTACATGCAGCGCGAGTCGATCGGCGCGGCCTTCCGCGTGATCCCGTACGAGATTCTACCGCTGGAGACGCTCGGCATCCCGCAGGTGGTGGGCACCTTCGCGGGTCTGCCTCGCGGGCTTGTGCTCGTCACGGGACCCACGGGATCGGGCAAGTCGACGACGCTCGCGTCGGTGATCGACATGGCGAACCGGTCGCGCGCGGACCACATCATGACGGTCGAGGACCCGATCGAGTTCCTCCACAAGCACAAGAAGTCGCTGGTGAACCAGCGCGAGGTGGGTACGGACACGTGGTCGTTCGCGAATGCGCTCAAGCACGTGCTGCGCCAGGACCCGGACATCATCCTGGTCGGCGAGATGCGCGACCTCGAGACCATCTCTGTGGCCCTGACGGCTGCGGAGACGGGCCACCTGGTGTTCGGCACCCTGCACACGCAGGATGCGGCGCAGACCATCGACCGAGTGATCGACGTCTTCCCCGCGCACCAGCAGGACCAGATCAGGGTGCAGCTCGCGACCGCGCTTCAGGGCGTGGTCTGCCAGACGCTGTGCAAGCGGGCCGACGGCCCCGGCCGTGCCGTGGCCACCGAGGTGATGGTCGCGACGTCGGCTATCCGCAACCTGATCCGTGAGGGCAAGACGCACCAGATCTACTCGTCCATGCAGGCGGGCCAGAAGCAGGGCATGCACACCATGGACCAGCATCTGGCGAACCTCGTGAAGGCGGGCAAGATCTCCTACGAGACCGGCCTGGAGAAGTGCCACCACACCGAGGAGTTCAACCGCCTGAGCGGTCGTGCCGGCGGCACGACCCAGGGCGCCACGCTCGCCGGCGGATCGATGTGA
- a CDS encoding type II secretion system F family protein produces MATQTQTYEYQIRDAAGKVQTGKIEAVSEAAVSARLKSMGMAPISIKAEKTGGLNTELKIPGLSDRISLKDIAVMARQLATMIQAGLSLLRAMTILSEQTENQALVKVIREVRTDIETGNSLSASLGKHPEVFPPLMINMVRAGEVGGFLDDVLVSIAENFESSVKLRGKIKSAMTYPIVVFAIAVLAVIGMLLFIVPVFAKMYTDLGGTLPALTQFLVNMSTALKYGFVPLVIGIVVLVVWWNRNKNNRKFREVVEPLYLKAPVFGSLVQKIAIARFTRNFGAMIKAGVPILQALDIVGEASGNVVIEDASKAVKESVRTGNSLAAPLTQHPVFPPMVVQMIAVGEDTGALDEMLAKVADFYDQEVESTTEALTSLIEPLMIAVLGGIVGFMVIALYLPIFGVFDLIS; encoded by the coding sequence ATGGCAACGCAGACGCAGACGTACGAGTACCAGATCCGTGACGCGGCGGGGAAGGTGCAGACGGGCAAGATCGAGGCGGTGAGCGAGGCGGCGGTGTCCGCACGCCTCAAGTCGATGGGCATGGCGCCCATCTCGATCAAGGCCGAGAAGACGGGCGGGCTCAACACCGAGCTCAAGATCCCGGGGCTCTCCGATCGGATCAGCCTGAAGGACATCGCGGTGATGGCGCGCCAGCTCGCGACCATGATCCAGGCCGGTCTGTCGCTGCTGCGCGCCATGACCATCCTGTCCGAGCAGACCGAGAACCAGGCGCTCGTGAAGGTGATCCGCGAGGTCCGCACGGACATCGAGACAGGCAACTCGCTCTCCGCATCTCTGGGCAAGCACCCCGAGGTCTTCCCGCCGCTGATGATCAACATGGTGCGCGCCGGTGAGGTCGGAGGCTTCCTGGACGACGTCCTGGTGTCCATCGCGGAGAACTTCGAGTCCTCGGTGAAGCTGCGCGGCAAGATCAAGTCGGCCATGACGTACCCGATCGTCGTGTTCGCCATCGCGGTGCTCGCGGTGATCGGCATGCTGCTCTTCATCGTGCCGGTGTTCGCGAAGATGTACACCGACCTGGGCGGCACGCTTCCCGCGCTGACGCAGTTCCTGGTGAACATGTCCACGGCGTTGAAGTACGGGTTCGTGCCCCTGGTGATCGGCATCGTCGTGCTGGTCGTGTGGTGGAACCGGAACAAGAACAACCGGAAGTTCCGCGAGGTGGTGGAGCCGCTGTACCTGAAGGCCCCCGTGTTCGGCAGCCTGGTGCAGAAGATCGCCATCGCGCGCTTCACCCGCAACTTCGGCGCGATGATCAAGGCCGGCGTGCCCATCCTCCAAGCCCTCGACATCGTGGGTGAGGCCTCGGGCAACGTGGTGATCGAGGATGCCTCCAAGGCGGTCAAGGAATCGGTGCGCACAGGCAACTCGCTGGCAGCGCCCTTGACGCAGCACCCGGTGTTCCCGCCGATGGTCGTGCAGATGATCGCAGTGGGTGAGGACACGGGTGCCCTGGACGAGATGCTGGCAAAGGTGGCGGATTTCTACGATCAAGAGGTGGAATCCACCACAGAGGCATTGACGTCGCTTATCGAACCGCTCATGATTGCGGTGCTGGGCGGAATTGTCGGATTCATGGTGATCGCGCTCTACCTGCCGATCTTCGGTGTGTTCGACCTGATCAGCTAG
- a CDS encoding type II secretion system protein, with protein MIARIRKSIENKDQGFTLIELLVVMIIIGILAAIAIPIFLNQRKKAEDSAAKADVSTLGKEVATWWVDGTVAPTIAVNANGSYMIGTAGDMTTVGQASNNVVFDGISTLPAGGTMTGTNWCVAVHNDSGDKTTAASGGASYSAAGGLQIGADAAC; from the coding sequence ATGATCGCGCGCATCCGCAAGTCCATCGAGAACAAGGACCAGGGCTTCACCCTGATCGAGCTCCTCGTCGTCATGATCATCATCGGCATCCTGGCGGCCATCGCCATCCCGATCTTCCTGAACCAGCGCAAGAAGGCCGAGGACTCGGCAGCCAAGGCTGACGTGTCGACCCTCGGCAAGGAGGTCGCAACGTGGTGGGTTGACGGTACCGTCGCCCCGACCATCGCGGTGAACGCCAATGGTTCGTACATGATCGGCACCGCTGGCGACATGACAACGGTCGGCCAGGCATCGAACAACGTCGTCTTCGATGGCATCTCGACGCTTCCCGCCGGCGGGACCATGACCGGCACCAACTGGTGCGTCGCAGTCCACAACGACTCGGGAGACAAGACGACCGCTGCCTCTGGCGGCGCCTCGTACTCGGCCGCCGGTGGCCTCCAGATCGGCGCCGACGCAGCCTGCTAA
- a CDS encoding type IV pilus modification PilV family protein, with the protein MLQALTARRRELSERDDGFSLIELIVAMVIIAIILVFLIGAQLSAMRTVSDARKREQATAFANEAMEQMRAIPWAVLAGGLDTNFNSGGSNNTSSDTPDVSGTTLQVDGQSRQIRTSTHVFASTDPTVTLDPLWTPIFVTTDGSNVQTRTDPSVAGTVFTVKAYVLEPTVLDSSIVSLAAVVEWLDTRGHWQQTVMWSEAFRGDACNSAQESVQPYLTGCEAYYSSESSSGTYSSSVDAEVVDPLTTTHSRTNLLYPTSNIFYSLFVKSASTSSILESQQVTNTTAYLQYGSSSVDDNVDSTQVGDMGWLNGGTAYQLSASNDVVSPTPADPSAVTVSSTDVLESERSLTASGALVSFRAMSDKGRSGSLDAAMTTGCLAGIPADSGCSVAKLTNNSTIQNGSTYLMMTVNGTDFRLSRRLSESSPNVDQAWTARFPTAPASTGGLGCAATTDSGCVSAGASRTSADISVGKVLSGNWTRIVGGVPDPASSAAHDGLFEVTGTPGQCSDYTESVLAERGVSQPNATPQASRCGTLSWWTGDGPNSGYSSVSFDENTDLSDLATQSIEPVMWTSGIYTVSATGGFTISAAHPSGTSSDPTCVLEACTGTIDGGTISIVVTYTITDGVTTYNVTSTTVLGGMRASATYLEPSDA; encoded by the coding sequence GTGTTGCAGGCGTTGACTGCGCGACGGCGCGAGCTGAGTGAGCGAGACGATGGCTTCTCGCTCATTGAGCTCATCGTCGCGATGGTGATCATCGCCATCATCCTGGTGTTCCTGATCGGCGCTCAGTTGTCAGCGATGCGCACCGTCTCGGATGCGCGCAAGCGCGAGCAGGCCACGGCATTCGCGAACGAGGCCATGGAGCAGATGCGTGCCATCCCCTGGGCGGTGCTCGCAGGCGGCCTGGACACGAACTTCAACTCGGGCGGCTCGAACAATACCTCGAGCGACACCCCGGATGTCTCTGGCACCACGCTCCAGGTCGACGGCCAGTCCCGGCAGATCCGCACTTCGACGCATGTGTTCGCAAGTACAGACCCGACCGTCACGCTGGACCCGCTGTGGACTCCAATCTTCGTCACCACGGACGGTTCGAACGTCCAAACGCGCACCGATCCTTCCGTTGCCGGCACGGTCTTCACTGTCAAGGCCTACGTGCTTGAGCCGACCGTCCTCGACAGCTCGATCGTGTCGCTTGCGGCTGTGGTGGAGTGGTTGGACACCAGGGGTCACTGGCAGCAGACCGTGATGTGGTCGGAGGCTTTCCGCGGCGATGCGTGCAACAGCGCGCAAGAGTCAGTGCAGCCGTACCTGACAGGGTGCGAGGCCTACTACTCGTCCGAGTCGTCGTCGGGCACCTACTCCAGCTCCGTCGACGCTGAGGTCGTCGACCCCCTCACCACGACGCACTCACGCACCAACCTGCTCTACCCGACGTCCAACATCTTCTATTCACTCTTCGTGAAGAGCGCCTCCACCTCATCGATCCTCGAGAGCCAACAGGTGACGAACACCACCGCGTACCTTCAATACGGTTCATCAAGCGTCGACGACAACGTGGACTCGACTCAGGTTGGAGACATGGGTTGGCTCAACGGCGGCACCGCCTATCAGCTGTCTGCGTCAAACGACGTGGTATCGCCAACGCCGGCTGATCCGTCGGCGGTCACCGTCTCGTCCACGGACGTCTTGGAGTCCGAGCGTTCGTTGACGGCGTCGGGTGCCCTCGTGTCGTTCCGCGCAATGTCGGACAAGGGGCGGTCGGGTTCGCTGGACGCTGCCATGACCACAGGCTGCCTGGCGGGCATACCAGCCGACTCGGGCTGCAGCGTCGCCAAGCTCACCAACAACAGCACCATTCAGAACGGCTCGACGTACCTGATGATGACCGTCAACGGCACCGACTTCCGGCTGTCGCGCAGGCTCTCGGAGTCGTCCCCGAACGTTGATCAGGCATGGACGGCGCGCTTCCCGACCGCGCCAGCGAGCACTGGCGGTCTGGGATGCGCCGCCACCACTGACTCGGGGTGCGTGTCTGCGGGCGCGTCGCGCACGTCGGCGGACATCTCGGTCGGGAAGGTGCTTAGCGGCAACTGGACACGGATAGTCGGCGGTGTGCCCGATCCCGCGTCCTCCGCAGCGCACGACGGTCTGTTCGAGGTCACCGGCACGCCGGGGCAGTGCAGCGACTACACGGAGAGCGTGCTCGCCGAGCGCGGAGTCAGCCAGCCCAATGCCACCCCGCAGGCGTCCCGCTGCGGCACGCTGAGTTGGTGGACAGGTGACGGTCCGAACAGCGGCTATTCGAGCGTGAGCTTCGACGAGAACACGGACTTGAGTGACCTCGCCACGCAGAGCATCGAGCCCGTGATGTGGACGAGCGGCATCTACACCGTAAGCGCTACCGGGGGCTTCACTATCAGCGCGGCCCACCCGAGCGGGACGAGTTCCGACCCGACCTGCGTGCTCGAGGCTTGCACCGGCACCATCGATGGCGGCACGATCTCCATCGTCGTGACCTACACGATCACCGATGGCGTGACGACCTACAACGTGACATCCACCACCGTCCTGGGTGGGATGCGCGCCTCCGCGACCTACCTGGAGCCGAGCGATGCGTAG
- a CDS encoding PulJ/GspJ family protein, translating to MTLTELLVSMLIFGILMGIVFSVLISITYLSKDTLAQTRAIEEARLGVSQIDRQIRSGNVILDPASEDENTSGVKAYFSMRINTQENGKDMCVQWRVIDADGDGFGDLQFRSWEPGNTGGATDWGVVARNLVEMDVNPVSSADIDPTDPTTWPPFWVDDSNTGTTTAQFVRVTLRLKDPSARESAKAVSVSTVVTGRNSVIGYPESKCQAYPAP from the coding sequence ATGACGCTGACCGAGCTGCTCGTGTCAATGCTGATCTTCGGGATCCTCATGGGCATCGTCTTCTCGGTGCTCATCTCGATCACCTATCTCTCCAAGGACACGTTGGCGCAGACACGCGCCATCGAGGAGGCGCGCTTGGGCGTGTCACAGATCGACAGGCAAATCCGCTCGGGAAACGTCATCTTGGATCCTGCCAGCGAGGACGAGAACACGTCGGGCGTGAAGGCGTATTTCTCCATGCGAATCAACACGCAGGAAAACGGCAAGGACATGTGCGTCCAGTGGCGCGTCATCGACGCCGACGGTGATGGGTTCGGCGACCTCCAGTTCCGTTCGTGGGAGCCGGGGAACACCGGCGGTGCCACCGACTGGGGCGTAGTCGCGCGCAATCTCGTCGAGATGGATGTCAACCCGGTGTCCTCGGCGGACATCGATCCGACCGATCCGACCACGTGGCCGCCGTTCTGGGTCGATGACAGCAATACCGGTACGACGACGGCGCAGTTCGTTCGTGTGACTCTCCGGCTCAAGGATCCATCGGCCAGAGAGTCCGCGAAAGCTGTCTCGGTGTCAACTGTCGTGACCGGCCGCAACAGCGTGATCGGATATCCCGAGTCCAAGTGCCAGGCCTACCCGGCGCCCTAG
- a CDS encoding prepilin peptidase: MFIVAVLGLLWGSFTNVLIARVPQGMKWANDTSRCPRCGADIKWYDNVPLVSYVVLRGRCRSCKERISLRYPLVEALVAALWVAVYLMWGISVTSLVFAYLAVISVALVFIDLDVRRLPFSIVLPSYGVVAVLLAIALLLGEGGAWWMPLAGMGVLGGFYGLLWVVYPAGMGLGDVVAAGLLGLAAGFLGWPVLAVAAIAGPLLGGIVVAVGVLSGRLGRKTAVPYGPMLITGAWIGFLAGEAISNAYLGMLGVV; this comes from the coding sequence ATGTTCATCGTCGCGGTCCTCGGACTGCTGTGGGGGTCCTTCACGAACGTGCTCATCGCACGTGTGCCGCAGGGCATGAAGTGGGCGAACGACACGAGCCGCTGCCCTCGCTGCGGGGCTGACATCAAGTGGTACGACAACGTCCCGCTCGTCTCCTACGTGGTGCTTCGCGGACGCTGCCGTTCCTGCAAGGAGCGAATCTCGCTCAGATACCCCCTGGTGGAGGCGCTCGTCGCCGCTCTCTGGGTCGCCGTCTACCTGATGTGGGGCATCTCCGTCACCTCGCTGGTCTTCGCATATCTGGCGGTGATCTCGGTGGCGCTGGTCTTCATCGACCTCGATGTGCGACGGCTGCCGTTCTCGATCGTGCTGCCCAGCTACGGCGTCGTCGCCGTCCTGCTCGCGATCGCGCTCCTGCTCGGGGAGGGTGGGGCCTGGTGGATGCCGCTCGCGGGCATGGGCGTGCTCGGTGGGTTCTACGGGCTTCTCTGGGTGGTCTATCCGGCAGGGATGGGCCTTGGCGATGTCGTGGCAGCGGGCCTGCTGGGCCTTGCAGCCGGATTCCTGGGGTGGCCCGTCCTGGCGGTGGCCGCGATCGCGGGGCCGCTCCTGGGCGGGATCGTCGTCGCGGTGGGCGTGCTCTCGGGCCGTCTGGGGAGAAAGACCGCGGTGCCTTACGGACCCATGCTCATCACCGGAGCGTGGATTGGATTCCTCGCTGGCGAAGCCATTTCGAATGCATATCTGGGAATGCTCGGGGTCGTGTAA